The genomic interval CTCCTCGGGCTCCTCGCGCTTGACCCACACGAAGCCCAGCAGCTCGTCGCCGCGGCGCGCCACGTGGAGGTCCTCCGCCCGGAACCAGGGCTGAGCCATGCGCTCGTCGAGGTCCGCACGGGTCAGGCGGCCCTGCTCGGGATGGCCGGCGAAGGCGCGCGCGTTCACGCGCACCCAGGCGTCGGCATCGCGCGCCGGGTCGAAGGCGTCCAGCTCGATCGCCGCGTCCCGGGGCTCGCGCGCCGGGATCTCCGCGGCGGCGTCGGCACCCTCTACGAGCACGCGGCGCATCGTGAGCAGCTCGCGCACGGGCTCGAATCCGCGCTCGCGCAGGAAGGCGACCGAGGCGTCGAGCGCTCCGTGGGCCCAGATCCCGGCGTCGGGGCGACGCTCGAGGACCGCGTCCAGCAGCTGCGAGCCCAGGCCGCGGCGCCGGGCCCCGGGTTCGACGGCGCCCTGGGCGGTGCCGTCCGGCAGCACGGAGGCGTAGGCGAGGACGCGCGGCAGGGCCGACGAGCCCGATGAGCCCGCTGAATCGGGTGAGCCCGGTGAGTCGGGTGAGTCCGACGAGGGGTCGGAGAGCAGCAGGTGCAGCGTCCCGTCGGCACGCTCGGCGTGCAGGGCGAACAGCGCGGCCTCGTCCAGTGCGGCGACGCCGTCGTGGGCGCGGGTCCGCTCGAGGAGGAGGTCGACCGCCGGGCGCTGCGCAGGGCGCAGCTCGTCCGTGACGATCATGCGGGGGTGTCCTTATGGTCCGTGGCAGGGCTCCGCCGTCGGCGGCTCGTAGACTGCCACTGTAGCGTTCCCCCGAGCGGTCCCGGGACGCCCTCCCGCGGCGCGGGAGCGGGCGTCGCACCGGATGTCCCGGAGGGCGCGCGGACCCGCGGACGACCGGCGACGAGCCGGCCTCGGACCACGGGCCCGCACCAGGGCAGGACTTACGCGGACGACGACAGCGAGACGAGTGCGAGGTGGGCGGATGACCGCATCGGAACGGGCCCCTCTGGGAGCCGTCCTGGCGGTCCTGCTGAGCCTGGTGACGCTCACCGGCGGCGCCTCGGTCCCGCTGATGGCGGCGCTGCTGTGCGTGCTCGCCCTGCTCGTGGGCATCGGCTGGCCGGACCTGCTCGAGCTCCCCAGCGCGCTCGGCTCGCGCATCGTGATCGTCGCCACGGGCATGCTCGCCGCCCTGCTCAGCGTGCGCACCGCGGAGACCGGGGAGCCGCTGTGGAGCGTCGTGGTCGCCTGCGCGCTCGGGATCTTCGGTGCCTTCGTCCACCAGATGCTGCGCCGCGGCCGCGAGGAGCTCTCCGCCTCCCTGACCGGCACCGTGGGCGGTGTAATGCTCACCGGGATCTCCGCGACCTGGGTGGTCGCCCAGGCCGACGCCGCGACACCGGCCGAGGTGGGCCTGCTCGCCGGCTCCGGCGCGGGTCTCGCCGTGACGCTGCTGGTGACGGCGCTCGGCCTGCCGCGCACACCCCGGCTGATCCTCGCGATCGTGCTGGGCGCGGGCACCACTGCGCTGATGATGCACGAGATGTCCGCGATCGCCTGGCCGATCGCGCTGCTCGTGGGCGCGGTGCTCGCGATCGGCGCGAGCGGGGTGCACCTGCTGCTGGGTTCGGTGCTGGCCGCGCGCGAGCCCCTGCCCTCCCTCGCCGTCGCCGCCGGGCCCGTCGCCACGATCGGCGTCGTGGCACTGCTCACCCAGCGCCTGCTGGGCTGACAGGCGTCGCGCGGGCTCCCCGGACGTCGCCCGCCGCCACGACCGCCCGCATGCCCACCGGCATGCACGGACCCGCCCGGGGCGCGGCCGTCCCGTCGGCCCGCTCGAGGCGCCCCGGCCGGTACAGTGAGGGCATGTCTGTTCTGTCCCTCGTGTTCACCGCTCTCGTCGGCGTCGTCGGGCTCGGCACCGCCGGATTCGCCGTCCTCGTGGTCACCCGCCTGTTCGGCCGCTGATCCGATGCCGATCGTCCTGGATCCCTCGCTCCCCGAGAGCCTCTTCCCGCTGGCCTGGCTCGTCGGCTCCTGGAACGGCGACGGCGCCGCCCAGCTCCCCGATGAGGACGGCGAGCTGATCGGCCGCCGCATCGAGCAGAAGCTCGTGACCTCCGCGAACGAGGACGGCACGCTGGCCTGGGTGATGTCGACCGACCTCCTCGACGCCCCTGCCCCGCTTCCGCCCACGAGCGCGTTCGTCGACCCCGAGAAGGTCCCCGAGCAGGATCCCGGCACGGGCGAGCGCAGCCTGCTGGTGCGCGAGAAGGGCTTCTGGCGCGTCGGCGATCCTCTGCCCGGCCAGGACCTCGAGGCCGCCCGCGCCGCCAAGCCCGGCGACCCCGCGGGCGTCGTCTCGTACGGCGTCGAACTCGTGATCGCCCGCGACGACGGCGAGGAGATCTGGGCCGGCGAGGTGCGCGGACCGCGCATCCAGCTGGGCCTGCGCACCTCCCCCACGGCCCGCGCGGCGGACGGCTCGATCGCCGCGACCCGCATGTTCGGGCTCGTCGGCGGCCGCCTCATGTGGCTGTGGGAGCGCGCGACCGATCCCGCCGCGCCGAACGAGCTCTCCCCCTACCTCTCCGTCGAGCTCGACCGTGGCTGACATGGCCGACATGACCGAGCAGCCCGCTCCCCCGCCGCAGCCGATCCACCCGCCCCTGCTGGCGGGATCCGGGGCCGTGCTCGCCGAGGACGGTCCTGACCGCGGCATGCCCGCCCACTACGGAGCCCCGCTGCGGGAGCAGCGCCGTCTGCTCGCGCGCCGCGCCGTCGTCGACCTCGGCGGCCACGAGATCCTCGAGCTCCGCGGGGCCGACGCCCGCAGCTGGCTCACCACGGTCACCTCGCAGACGCTCACCGACGCCCCCGTGGGCGCCTCGCGCTCCCTCGCGGTGCTGAGCCCGCAGGGGCGCGTCGAGCACCTGGCCTCCGCCGCCGTCACCGGCGAGGAGACGATCCTGCTGGTCACCGATCCCGGCTCCCGAGCAGGTCTGCGCCGCTACCTCGAGATGATGCGCTTCGCCGCGCGCGTCGAGATCACCGACCGCGACGACCTGCGCCTGCTGGGCGGCCTCGCGCCCGCCGGGAACATCCTCGGCGCCGCGGCGCTCGGGGCGACGGGCCTCGACCTCCCCGAGCCCGCCTTCGTGTGGACCGACCCGCACCCCGCGGTCGCCCCCGGCCACGTCGCCTACGGGCCCGACCCCGAGGACGGCACCGACTGGGTGCTCACCGCCTTCGACGCCGACGCCCTCGCAGGGCTCCCCTGGCGCGTCGAGCACCTCGCCGGCAGCGAGGCGGCCGAGGCCCTGCGCATCGCCTCCCACCGCGCGCGCCAGGCCACCGAGGTCGACGAGCGCAGCATCCCCCACGAGCTCGACCTGCTGCGCACCGCCGTCCACACGGCCAAGGGCTGCTACCGCGGTCAGGAGACCGTCGCCAAGGTGCTGAACCTGGGCCAGCCCCCGCGCCGGCTCACGATGCTCCTGGTCGACGGCTCGCAGAACGTCATGCCCCGACACGGCGATCCCGTGCGCCTGGGCGGGAGCGAGGGCAAGCTCGTGGGGACCGTGACCTCCACCGCCACCCACGCGGACCTCGGCCCGATCGCCCTGGCCGTCCTCAAGCGCGCCGCCCCGCTCGATGCGCCGCTCGTCATCGGATCCCGGATCAGCGCGGGCCCGTGGGGAGAAGGCGACGGAGCCGACGGGTCCGAAGGAGCCGACGGGGCCGACGGGGCCGACGCGTCCGACGCGGTGCCCGAGGACGTCGAGATCACCTGGCTCGATGCGACGCAGGAGCCCATCGTGATCACCCGCGAGCACGGAGAGAGGCCCCGCACGGCGCGACTCTGAGGCGCCGGCGGCCCGCGCCCGCCCGCGCCCGGCGAGTCGCGGAGCGGCCGAGACTGAGATCCGGGTGGTCGTCCCGATCCACCCACCTCCGGAGACCGCTTCGTGTCATGGAACGGCATATACGGGACCTCTCTGCCATATATGGCAGAGAGGTCCCGTATTTGCCCCTCCGCGACACCACCGGGCCGCGCGAACCCCGGCCCGCGCGACCCCTGGGTGCTGCAGCCCCGGCCTGCGCAGCTCCTGGGCAGCGCATCCCTGGGCACCGCGCGCGGCGCCGGAGTTCCGTGGCCCCGAGGTGCCGCGGCCCCAGGGTGCTGCGCCACCGCCGCGTTCCCGCCCGCACCTGCCCGGACCGCGCGCCGTGCGCCGCGGGGCCTGACACAATGGGGGCCATGGGCATGAGCGCGCAGGGTGAGCGGCACGAGATGCCGCGAGGCGAGGTGCCGCAGGGCGAGATGACACGAGGCGAGGTGCCGCAGGGCGAGATGCCGGAGGACCGCCGGGGCGATCCGCCCTCCTGGTCGCAGCAGCGCGCAGAGGTGATCGCCGCGCAGGAGCAGGCGCTCGAGCACGCCCGTCGGACCGAGCACGAGAAGGCCACCGCGATCCTGCGGGAGTACGTCGAGCGCTTCGAGACCGCTGGCATCGCCCCGCGTCCGCTGCGGGCGCTCCCCTACAAGGGCTCCGGGAGCATCCGCACCCCGCTGCACGGCTGGTATCTCAAGCACGACCGCACGATCGGCATCGACACCGAGGCCCGCTATTTCATCCTGCGGGCCGACGGCGGGCTGCTCTCGAGACTGCGCGGCGCGGAGATCGAACCCGTCGACGCCCCACTGGTCGTGGGCCGCGGCGGGCGCGACGGCGAGACCTTCGACCTCAGGGAGCTGCTCGAGATGCGAGTGAAGGATCCGGTGGTCGCATGAGCGGGACCGAGCCGAAGGCCACCACCACGGACATCGACACCCCCAAGCCGCCGCTCGGCGACCGCGTGCGCGCGGCGATCTCCAGCCGCATCGGCGAGGGCCTCGAACGCGATCGCAAGGGCCTGGGCAGCATCGGCCGTGCGGGCGTCGCGACCGCGGTCGCCTACCTCTTCGCCCACTTCGTGTGGGGCCACCAGTTCCCCTTCTTCGCGGCCATCGCCGCCTTCGTGATCATCGGGGTCTCCAGCACGGAGAAGAAGGTCCGCAAGGTCCTCGAGATGTCCACGGGCGTGATGTGCGGCGTGCTGCTCGGCGAGCTCGCGCGCGCGACGATCGGCTCGGGCACGTGGCAGATCGCGGTCGTCGTGGTCACGGCCGGGCTGCTGGCGCGGCTCATCGACTCCGGGATCGTCTTCACGATGCAGATGTCGATCCAGTCGCTGCTGGTCACGGTCATGCCGCTCACCCCGTCGATGAGTCCGGGCGGCCGCATCCTCGACGCCCTCACCGGCGTGGTCGTGGGCATCCTCGTCCACCTGCTGACCTCGGGCGATCCCCGGCGAGGGCAGCAGTCGGCCGCGCACTCGCTGTACCGGGCCCTCGAGGACGCGCTCACGCAGATGTCCCTCGCCGCCCGCACGGGGGACGTGAAGGTCGCGAGCGCCGCCCTCTCGCAGATCCGCACCACCTCCCAGGAGCTCGTGGACGAGTGGCGCATCGCGAACAACGCGGCCGAGGAGATCGCCACCTTCTCCCCCACCCACCTGCGCCGCGCGGGTGACGTCGGGCGCCTGCAGCATCTGCTCATCGGCTCCGATCGCGCCGTGCGCAACGTGCGCGTGATCGCCCGGCACGAGGTCGCGTTCCTCGAGTCGGTCAAGGGCCGCAGCTCTCACGCGCGTCTGGCCGACGCCCTGCTCGCCGCCCATGACGCCGCCGTCGCCCTGCGCGAGGCCGTCGACTCGGACGGCGACTTCACCGACGCGCGCCGTGCGCTGCGCATCTTCTGCTCCTACCTCACGCCCGAGACGATGCTGCGCAGCGACGACGGCACGCGCCTGGGCCGGGTCGACCACTTCGAGGGCGTCGCCCTCGTGATCCAGCTGCGCTCGCTCGCGATCGACCTGCTCGAGGCCACCGGCCTGGACCACAGGGACGCGCAGCGCTTCCTGCCCAGCCTGCTCATCGCGGCCGACGGCGACACCATCGGGCCGCGTCCCCTCACCCGCGAGATGTCGGCCGTCGAGCCGCCCGCCACCACCGAGGCGCTCGAGCTGCTGATCACCGACCGCTCCGACCCCGACCGCCGGCGGGGATAGACGCTCGGCACGCCGGCCCCGCGCCCCGGGGCCCCGGGGCGCCTCCCATCCCGCGCCCGAGCTGTGCCGTTATCCTGGCCGCATGCTCTGGCTCGCAGTCGCCCAGTACTGGATCTTCGCCGTGATCGCGGTGGTGCTCTTCGCCGTCGAGATCTGGGCGCTGGTCAACGCTCTGCGCTTCCGCCCCGACGCCTACACCGCGGCGGGCAAGCGCACGAAGCTGTTCTGGGGCCTGCTCACGGGCCTCGCCCTGCTGCTCGGCTTCCTCGCGCTCCCCTACCCGGTGGGCCGCGGCGGCTCCTCGATGCTGCTGATGGTGATCGGGATCGTGATCTCCGGCGTCTTCCTGGCCGACGTCCTGCCGGCGCTGCGCTCGGTCATGGAGCGCTCGCGCAACAACAGGTACTGACCCCCGGCCCTCGGCCCGGGCCGCACCCCCGGCGCCCGCCGCAGGCCCCGGAGACGCGGAACGGGGCACCCACCGCGAAGGTGGATGCCCCGTCCTGGCCGACGTCGGGCCCGTCGGCCCGACCGATCGGATCAGGCCTCGTGGGAGCCCGCGCTGCGCAGGTTCTGCGCGGCCTCGACGATGCGGGCGGCCATGCCGGCCTCGGCCTTCTTGCCCCAGGCGCGGGGGTCGTAGGCCTTCTTGTTGCCGACGTCGCCGTCGACCTTGAGGACGCCCTCGTAGTTGTCGAACATGTGGCCGGCGGCCGGGCGCGTGAAGGCGTACTGGGTGTCGGTGTCGATGTTCATCTTGATGACGCCGTTGTCCACCGCCTCCTGGATCTCCTCGAGCGAGGAGCCGGAGCCGCCGTGCATGACCAGGTCGAACGGCTTGTCCTGGCCGTACTCCTTGCCCACCGCGTCCTGGATGTCCTTGAGGACGGAGGGGCGCAGCTTGACGTTGCCCGGCTTGTAGACGCCGTGCACGTTGCCGAAGGTGAGCGCGGTGAGGTAGCGGCCGTTCTCGCCCAGGCCCAGCTTCTTGGCGGTCTTCAGGCCGTCCTCCGGGGTGGAGAAGAGCTTGTCGTTGGAGACGTCCGCCTGGACGCCGTCCTCCTCGCCGCCGACCACGCCGACCTCGATCTCGAGGATCTTCTTGGCCTCGGCGGACTTCGCGAGCAGACGCTCGGCGATCTCGAGGTTCTCGTCGACCGGGACCGCGGAGCCGTCCCACATGTGCGACTGGAACAGCGGGTCGAGGCCCTTCTTCACGCGGTTCTCGAGGTCCCACTCGATGAGGGGCTCGACCCAGGTGGGCAGGACCTCCTTGGCGCAGTGGTCGGTGTGGAGCGCGACGTTGATCGGGTAGTTGTCCGCGACGGCGTGGACGAACTGCGCGAGTGCGATCGAACCGGCGACGCGGTCCTTGACCGTCGAGCCGGACAGGTACTCCGCACCGCCGAAGGACACCTGGATGATGCCGTCGGTGTTCGCCTCGGTGAAGCCCTGC from Brachybacterium kimchii carries:
- a CDS encoding YgfZ/GcvT domain-containing protein; amino-acid sequence: MADMTEQPAPPPQPIHPPLLAGSGAVLAEDGPDRGMPAHYGAPLREQRRLLARRAVVDLGGHEILELRGADARSWLTTVTSQTLTDAPVGASRSLAVLSPQGRVEHLASAAVTGEETILLVTDPGSRAGLRRYLEMMRFAARVEITDRDDLRLLGGLAPAGNILGAAALGATGLDLPEPAFVWTDPHPAVAPGHVAYGPDPEDGTDWVLTAFDADALAGLPWRVEHLAGSEAAEALRIASHRARQATEVDERSIPHELDLLRTAVHTAKGCYRGQETVAKVLNLGQPPRRLTMLLVDGSQNVMPRHGDPVRLGGSEGKLVGTVTSTATHADLGPIALAVLKRAAPLDAPLVIGSRISAGPWGEGDGADGSEGADGADGADASDAVPEDVEITWLDATQEPIVITREHGERPRTARL
- a CDS encoding FUSC family protein, whose protein sequence is MSGTEPKATTTDIDTPKPPLGDRVRAAISSRIGEGLERDRKGLGSIGRAGVATAVAYLFAHFVWGHQFPFFAAIAAFVIIGVSSTEKKVRKVLEMSTGVMCGVLLGELARATIGSGTWQIAVVVVTAGLLARLIDSGIVFTMQMSIQSLLVTVMPLTPSMSPGGRILDALTGVVVGILVHLLTSGDPRRGQQSAAHSLYRALEDALTQMSLAARTGDVKVASAALSQIRTTSQELVDEWRIANNAAEEIATFSPTHLRRAGDVGRLQHLLIGSDRAVRNVRVIARHEVAFLESVKGRSSHARLADALLAAHDAAVALREAVDSDGDFTDARRALRIFCSYLTPETMLRSDDGTRLGRVDHFEGVALVIQLRSLAIDLLEATGLDHRDAQRFLPSLLIAADGDTIGPRPLTREMSAVEPPATTEALELLITDRSDPDRRRG
- a CDS encoding FABP family protein, coding for MPIVLDPSLPESLFPLAWLVGSWNGDGAAQLPDEDGELIGRRIEQKLVTSANEDGTLAWVMSTDLLDAPAPLPPTSAFVDPEKVPEQDPGTGERSLLVREKGFWRVGDPLPGQDLEAARAAKPGDPAGVVSYGVELVIARDDGEEIWAGEVRGPRIQLGLRTSPTARAADGSIAATRMFGLVGGRLMWLWERATDPAAPNELSPYLSVELDRG
- a CDS encoding DUF2516 family protein, encoding MLWLAVAQYWIFAVIAVVLFAVEIWALVNALRFRPDAYTAAGKRTKLFWGLLTGLALLLGFLALPYPVGRGGSSMLLMVIGIVISGVFLADVLPALRSVMERSRNNRY
- the mshD gene encoding mycothiol synthase, which codes for MIVTDELRPAQRPAVDLLLERTRAHDGVAALDEAALFALHAERADGTLHLLLSDPSSDSPDSPGSPDSAGSSGSSALPRVLAYASVLPDGTAQGAVEPGARRRGLGSQLLDAVLERRPDAGIWAHGALDASVAFLRERGFEPVRELLTMRRVLVEGADAAAEIPAREPRDAAIELDAFDPARDADAWVRVNARAFAGHPEQGRLTRADLDERMAQPWFRAEDLHVARRGDELLGFVWVKREEPEEPRSAPDAEIYAVGTDPEAAGQGVAGALLSRALRALAADGVGAATLYVEGDNTPALGLYEHLGFDVSGRDLQFRRAREVGPSGPAEASDPAAPSSAPSDATNA
- the fbaA gene encoding class II fructose-bisphosphate aldolase, with translation MPIASPDKYAEMIDRAKKGAFAYPAVNVSSSQTAIAALQGFTEANTDGIIQVSFGGAEYLSGSTVKDRVAGSIALAQFVHAVADNYPINVALHTDHCAKEVLPTWVEPLIEWDLENRVKKGLDPLFQSHMWDGSAVPVDENLEIAERLLAKSAEAKKILEIEVGVVGGEEDGVQADVSNDKLFSTPEDGLKTAKKLGLGENGRYLTALTFGNVHGVYKPGNVKLRPSVLKDIQDAVGKEYGQDKPFDLVMHGGSGSSLEEIQEAVDNGVIKMNIDTDTQYAFTRPAAGHMFDNYEGVLKVDGDVGNKKAYDPRAWGKKAEAGMAARIVEAAQNLRSAGSHEA